In Rhodanobacter denitrificans, the sequence GGTGCTGCCGCAGACCTCCACCATCGCCTCGCACCTGCCCAAGGCGCTCGGCACCGCGGTGGCGATCGAGCAGGCGCGCCGCATCGGCCACCAGCTGCCGATCCCCGACGACAGCATCGCGATCTGCTCGTTCGGCGACGCCTCCAGCAACCACGCCACCGCGCAGACCTCGTTCAACGCCGCGGCATGGACGGCGTACCAGAAGCTGCCGGCGCCGGTGCTGTTCGTGTGCGAGGACAACGGCATCGGTATCTCGGTGAAGACGCCGACCGGCTGGGTCGCGGCCAACTACCAGCATCGCGCCAACCTCGATTATTTCTTCGCCGACGGCCTCGACCTGGCCGAGGGCTATGCCCAGGTGCAGCGTGCGGTGGAGCATTGCCGCACGACCCGCCGGCCGACCTTCCTGCATCTCAAGACCACCCGCGTGATGGGCCACGCCGGCACCGACTTCGAGATCGAGTGGCGCAGCATCGAGGAGCTCTTTGCGGTCGAATGCTCCGACCCGCTGCTGCGTTCGGCCGACATCGCGCTGGCGTCCGGCCTGTATTCGAAGGATGCACTGCTGGATCTGTACGAAGCCACCCGCAAGCGCTGCTTCGCCGCTGCCGAGGATGCGGATTCGCGCCATCGACTGACCTCGCTGGAAGACGTGATGGCCCCGCTGGCGCCGTACACGCCGGCCGCGGTGAAAGCCGAGGCCACGCGCGCCGACTATGCGGAGAAGCGGCTGGCCGTGTTCGGCGGCGAGGCGAAGCTGCCGGAGAAGCTGCCGCCGCGGCACCTGGCGATCCAGATCGGCCAGGCGCTGCACGATCTCTTGGCGAAGTACCCGGAGGCGCTGCTGTTCGGCGAGGACGTGGCGCAGAAGGGCGGCGTGTACACCGTCACCAAGGGGCTGAACAAGACCTTCAAGGGCAGCCGCGTGTTCAACACGCTGCTCGATGAGACCATGATCCTGGGCCTGGCCCAGGGCTACGCCAACATGGGCATGCTGCCGATCCCGGAGATCCAGTACCTGGCGTACTTCCACAACGCCTGCGACCAGATCCGCGGCGAGGCGGCGTCGCTGCAGTTCTTCTCCAACGGCCAGTACCGCAACCCGATGGTGATGCGGGTGGCCTCGCTGGGCTACCAGAAGGGTTTCGGCGGCCACTTCCACAACGACAACTCGATCACCGCGCTGCGCGACATTCCCGGCCTGGTGGTGGGCTGCCCCAGCCGCGGCGACGACGCGGCATTGATGCTGCGCACGCTGATGGCGCTGGCGAAAGTGGACGGCCGCGTGTGCGCCTTCCTCGAGCCGATCGCGCTGTACATGACCAAGGACCTGTACGAAGCCGGCGACGGCCAGTGGCAGTTCGACTATCCGGCACCGGACCAGGCGATGACGCTGGGCGAGGGCCGCCTCTACCACGAGGCGGCGAACGACCTGGTGGTGTTCACCTTCGGCAACGGCGTGCCGATGGCGTTGCGTGCTGCGCGCACGATCGAAAAGGAACTGGGCTGGCAGGTGCGCGTGGTCGACCTGCGCTGGCTGGCGCCGCTCAACGACGCCTTCATCGCGGCACAGGCGAAGACGGCCAGGCGCATCATCGTGCTGGACGAGGGGCGCAAGAGCGCCGGCGTGGGCGAGGGCGTGATCACCGCGATCGTCGAGGGCGGCTGCGGCGCCACACCGATGAAGCGCGTGGTCGGCGCCGACACCTTCACCCCGCTGGCCGGTGCGGCGCTACTGGTGCTGCCGGGCGAGGCCGACGTGGTGGCGGCGGCACGCGGGCTGGCGGCAGGCTGATCGCGGCCGGCTTTCAGCGCTCGCGTTTCTCCACCACGTGCAGGTGGGGGCTGGTGCGGGGCGTCAGGCTGTCGGCGTGCAGGCAGACCCGGTTGCGGCCGCCGAGCTTGGCGTCATACATGGCCTGGTCGGCGCGATCGACCAGGGATTCCACGTCGTCGCCTTCCCGGCGTACGGCGATGCCGATGCTGACGCTGAGCAGCAACGAGTCCTCACTGACAGGTATCTCCAGCCGATGCACGCGCCGGCACAGGCGGGTTGCCACCTGCATGGCCTGCTGCGCCGGGATGCCGTCGAGCAGGGCGACGAACTCCTCGCCGCCGTAGCGCCCGAGCAGGTCGGTGGGGCGCAGCTCGGCGGCCAGTGCCTTGGCCACTGCGACCAGCGCACGGTCGCCGGCGTTGTGGCCGTGGCGATCGTTCAGCAGCTTGAAATGATCCAGGTCGAGGAACAGCAGCGCAATCGGCCGCGGCGGTCCGCCGGACAGCAGGGTGCTGGCGCGCTCGGTCCAGGCGCGGCGGTTGAGCACGTTGGTGAGCGCGTCGTGGTCGGCCAGCACCCGCACGATGTCGCGGTCGTGGCGCAGCCTGAGCGCACGGTCGGCCAGGCCGATCGACAGCACCACCGCCTCGAACGCGCCGCCGGCCAGGCTGGCGTCGTTGAGCCAGTCCAGTCGCGGCAGCGCGCCGCCGACCTGGGCGCTGGTCAGCGCGGTGAGCAGCAGCAGCGGCGTCCAGCCGGCCAGGAAGAACCACGCCTGGCGCGAACCGCGTGCCGCGGCGACGATGGCGGCCACCAGCAGCAGCACCGCACCGATCATCAGCAACGGGTTGAGCAGCAGTTGCGCCACGTCGACCAGCAGCGGGATCCGGCTGCTGCGCATCAGCACCAGCTGGATCATGCCGACGGCCAGCGCCGTGACCGGCACCCGCAGCAGCGGTGCGTAACGCTGCAGTTCGCAGAAGCGCATCATGAACAGCGAGGCGAACGCGACCGACAGCGCCACCGCGGCCGAACCGGCCAGCAAGGCCATGCCCGACAGCCACTGCCATTCCATCGGATGGAACACGAAGCCGGTCTGGATGCCCTGGATCAGCGCGTAGCAGAGCACGTAGCCGGCGTACCACGCATAGGTGACGTCACGCAGCATCAGCGCGAAGCTCAGCGCCATCAGCACCATCGTCAGCATCACCGCGAAGCAGGCGCTGGCCAGCACCAGCCAGCGCGCGTCGTTGCGCGCGTACTCGCCCGCGGTTTCCAGGTGGAAGCGGACCGGTGCGCTGAGCGTCTGCGATGGTTCGAACTTCAACAGGATCGGCGCCGACGCGGCCAGGCCGGCCGGCAGCTGCCAGGCCAGCCGGCCGTGGCCATGCAGCGATTCGCTGAAGTCGTCCAGCGCCAGCGTCTGTGGCTGGGCGCCGCCGAACACCGTGACCGTGCCCAGCGTGGCCGGGTAGATCGTCAGCACCCGCGCGCTGTCGTCCCAGGGCGGCTGCGCCGTGATCACCACCCAGTTGCCGGCATCGCCCTGCGGAAACCGTTGCAGCAGGGACGGGTCGAAACTTTTCAGCAGGCCGGCGTGGTACTCGCTCAGCACTGTCTGCGGGGTATCGCGGGGATACGCCTCGCGCCAGGCGCCGTTCAGCGGGGTGGCGGCCTGGGCCGTGCCCAGCCCGAACCAGCAGAGCAGGCCGAGCACGAGGCCGCACCACGACCGCCTGCGGCGGGCCGTTGTCGGCGTTGTGGCCAGCCTCTCCATGTCTTCCCCCCGCTGTGCGAGCGTCTTGCAGGACTGCCGGTGGATGATGCGTTTGCCGGCCGTCCCATGGCCTCCACGTCCCGGCATCAGGTGGGGGCGTTCCCCGCCATGCTGGCCCTTTCCGTGCCGGACGCGCGACGGCGCGAGCGACAACCGTTGAACGTGCATCATCCTTCGTTTTTGTATCAAGCACGGGCCGTGCCACGGCGCTGCGCCTGGCGAATCCCCCGGCCATGCCCCGGTGGCCGGTGCTCCGGGCGAGCGTGGCATGGCCGGCGGTAGCCGAGGTGGTTCAATCCGGACGCGGAGGGTCATCCGTGGCGGCATCGAGGCATTGTGCAAAGCGCGGGACTCGACGGCCAGTGACTATCGTCAGCCCCGGCGCCGGAAACCGCCGGCGCGGCGGTAGCTCGGACTCAGGCCGGCCGGCGCGCGCCCAGCGTCACCAGCAGTTCCTGCGCGCTGCGGATGCGCTCGCTGGCGCCGGGGAGCTCCAGGATCACCTTCAGCTTGTCCTGGCCGTCCAGCTTGTACACGCGCGGCTGGCGCTGGATCAGCTGAATGATGGTCATCGGGTTCACCTCGGGCTTCTCGCGGAACACGATGCGACCGCCGTTGGCGCCGAAGTCGAGCTTGCGGATGCCGAGCGGGGTCGCCATCAGTTTCAGGCTGGCCACGGCGAACAGCTGCCGGGTCGGCTCCGGCAGCAGGCCGAAGCGGTCGATCATCTCCACCTGCAGGTCGCGCAGCTCGTCCTCGCTGCGTGCGCTGGCGATGCGCTTGTACAAGGTGAGGCGGTGGTGCACGTCGGGCAGGTAGTCGTCGGGGATCAGCGCGGGCAGGTGCAGCTCGACCTCGGTTTCGTGCTCGGAGCTCAGGTCGAAGTCCGGCATCTTGCCCGACTTCAGCGCGCGCACCGCGCGGTCCAGCAATTCGGTGTACAGGCCGAAGCCGATCTCCTGGATCTGGCCGGATTGCTCGTCGCCGAGCAGCTCGCCGGCGCCGCGGATTTCCAGGTCGTGGGTGGCCAGGGTGAAACCGGCGCCGAGTTCTTCCAGCGAAGCCAGCGCCTCCAGCCGCTTCTGCGCATCGGCGGTGATCGAGCGGCGGTCGGGCACCACGAGATAGGCATACGCGCGGTGGTGCGAACGCCCGACGCGGCCGCGCAACTGATGCAGCTGGGCCAGGCCGAAGCGGTCGGCGCGGTCGATGATGATGGTGTTCGCGGTGGGGATGTCGATGCCGGTTTCGATGATGGTGGTGCACACCAGCACGTTGAAGCGCTGGCGGTGGAAATCCGCCATCACGCCTTCCAGTTCGCGCTCGGGCATCTGGCCGTGGGCGATGCGGATGCGCGCGTCGGGCACCAGTTCCTCCAGCTCGCGCACGGTGCGCTCGATGCTCTGCACCTCGTTGTGCAGGAAGTACACCTGGCCGCCGCGCGACAGCTCGCGCTGCAGCGCCTCGCGGATCGTCGCCGGGTCCCACGCCGAGATGAAGGTGCGCACGGCGGTGCGGTGCGCCGGCGGCGTGGCGATCAGCGACAGATCGCGCAGGCCGGCCATCGCCATGTTCAGCGTGCGCGGGATCGGCGTGGCGGTCATCGTCAGCAGGTCGACCTCGGCGCGCAGCTTCTTCAGCTGTTCCTTCTGGCGCACGCCGAAGCGCTGTTCCTCGTCGACGATGACCAGGCCGAGATTCTTGAACTTGACGTCCGGCTGCAGCAGCTTGTGCGTGCCCACGATCACGTCGATCTGGCCATCGGCCAGACGCTTCAGCGCCTCGTTCACTTCCTTGGCGGACTTGAAGCGCGACAGCACGTCCACCCGCACCGGCCAGTCGGCGAAGCGGTCGGCGAAATTGCGGTAGTGCTGCTGGGCGAGCAGGGTGGTCGGTACCAGCACGGCGACCTGCTTGCCGGCGGTGGCGGTGGCGAAGGCGGCGCGCAGCGCCACCTCGGTCTTGCCGAAGCCGACGTCGCCGCAGATCACCCGGTCCATCGCGCGCGGCGCGGCCAGGTCATCCAGCACCGCCTCGATGGCGCTTTCCTGGTCGGGAGTTTCCTCGAACGGAAAGCTGCTGCCGAACTCTTCCACCAGCTGGCGATCGATCGGCAGCGACTCGCCGCCGCGGGCCTGGCGCTGCGCGTAGATCGCCAGCAGCTCGGCGGCCACGTCGCGCACTTTCTCTGCCGCCTTCTTGCGTGCGCGTTCCCACGCATCGCCGCCCAGCGAATGCAGCGGCGCCAGCTCCGGCGCGGTGCCGGAATAGCGGCTGACCAGGCCGAGCTGCGCCACCGGCACGTACAGCTTGTCGCCCCTGGCGTACTCGATGGTGAGGAACTCGCCGTCCATGCCGCCCACGTCCATCGAGACCAGGCCCTGGTAGCGGCCCACGCCGTGATCGACGTGCACGATCGGCGCACCTGGAGTGAGCTCGGTGAGGTCGCGGATGATCGCTTCGGGATCGCGCGCAGTGCCGCGGCGGCGCTTGCGCTCGCGCTCGCTGCGCACCCGCTCGCCGTACAGCTCGCGCTCGGTAAGTACGGTGATCGCGGGTTTGGTCAGCGCGAAGCCCTGTTCCAGGCTCGCGATGGTGATGGCAAAACGTTGTGCATCTTCAGCAAGGAAGGACGTCCAGCCGTCCACGTTGTCCGGTTTCATCCCGGCGCCGGCCAGCGTCTCGACCAGCGCCTCGCGCCGCCCCGCCGAATCCGCGGCGATCAGTACCCGGCCCGGATAGCTGGCCAGGAAATGCCGCAGCGACGTGCCCGGCTCCTCGCCCTTGCGATTCAGCGGCAGCTCCGGCGCCGGCTGGGTGCCGGTGTCGACGGCGTGCTCGTGGCCGGGCTCGACCACCTCCACGCGCAGGCGCTTGTTGAGTCGCTCGCGCAACTGTTCCGGCGGCAGGTAGAGTTCGGCCGGCGGCAGTACCGGGCGTTCGATGTCGTGCGCGCGCTGGTCGTAGCGTTCGGCGGTCTGCGCCCAGAACTGGTCGGCCGCTTCGCCGGCGCCTTCGCCGAGCACGAACAGCGCATCGTCGGCGAGGTAGTCGAACAAGGTCGCGGTCTGCGCGAAAAACAGCGGCAGGTAATACTCGATGCCGCCGGGCGTGACGCCTTCCTTCATGTCCTGGTACAGCGGGCAGCGGCGCACGTCGATCGGGAAGCGCTCGCGCAGGTTGCCGCGGAACTCCTTCGCCGCTTCCTCGGTGAGCGGAAACTCGCGCGCGGGCAGCAGCTCGACCCGGTCCACCGGCTGCTGCGAACGCTGGGTTTCCGGATCGAAGCTGCGGATCGACTCCACCTCGTCGTCGAACAGCTCGATGCGGTACGGCTCGGCGGTGCCCATCGGGAAGATGTCGAGCAGCGCGCCGCGCACCGCGAAGTCGCCCGGCTCGGCCACCTGCGGCACATGGCGGTAGCCGGACGCTTCCAGCCGGCGTTGCTCGCCGGCGAGATCCAGCTTCTGGCCCTTCGCCAGCACCAGCCCGGAGCCGGTGATGTGCGAGTGCGGCGCGATCCGCTGCATCAGCGTGGCCACCGGCACCACCAGCACGCCGCGCTTCACGCCCGGCAGTCGATACAGCGTGGCGACGCGTTGCGAGACGATCTCCGGGTGCGGGCTGAACACGTCGTACGGCAGCGTTTCCCAGTCCGGGAAGTGCAGCACCGGCAGCCCACCGGCGAAAATCTTCAGTTCCGCTTCCAGCGCCTGCGCGCGCTGGGTGTCGCGCGCCACCACCACCAGCAGGCCGCCGTGCGCGCGCGCCGCCTCGGCCAGCAGCAGTGCCCGCGCGGAGCCGTGCGGCGGCGTCCAGTAGCGGCGCTGTTTCGGGCTGGTGGGCAGGGGCGGGTGCTTGATCGGGCTGGGCATAGCCGACAAGTGTAACGCGGCGGCCCGTGCAGGCCGGCTGCGTTTCTACAGCTTCAGCGTGATCTGTGCGGTGCCCGGCTCGTCCGGCAGCATCCGCTGGGCGAAGCCCAGCTCCTTGCACAGCTGCAGCATCGGCCGGTTCTCCAGCAGCACGTAACCCCACAGCTCGGCCAGGCCGCGGCGGCGGCAGTCTTCGACCAGGTGCCGCATCAGCAGGGCACCCAAGCCGCGGCGGCTCCAGTCGTGCTCCACCAGTACCGAGAACTCGGCGCTGTCGGTGGCCTCGTCCACGTAGATCCGGCCCACGCCGCGCATCTCGGCCGGTTTGATGGATTCGTCCATCAGCACGTAGGCGGTCTCGAGCTTGGAATCGATGCGGCACAGCCGCTGCGCCATCGGCGTCGGCAACTCGGACATCGCATGCAGGAAACGGCGGCGGATATCCTCCGGCGACAGTCGGGTGAAGCAGCGCTGCATTGCCGCCACGTCGCCCGGCTCGATCATGCGCAGCACCAGTTCGCGGCCGTCCTCGGTACGTACCTGTTCGCCGCGCGGCGCGGGCCGCACGCGCGGACGCGCGAAGCGCTCGCTGGCGCGTGGCGGCAGCGAGGCGTAGCGGGTGGGAGCGGCGAAGTCGATGGCGGGGATCATGGCAGGTCCGTACTTTTGCGTATTGTGTGCAATGCAACATGAATTTGCAATGACGGGGCTCGTGGCGAACCGCCGCGGATGCATGGCAACGGCGCCCACGCCGGCGGACCGATGTTGCAGCACGGGAGGTGGCCACGCGGGCAGACAGGCGCCGCCCCGCCCCGCACAATGCGGGCTGGATTTTCCCGGAGCACCGCATGACCCGCCAAGCGAAGCACGGTCTCAGCGCCGCCCAGCTGGATGCATTGTGCGGCCACTGGCCCGGCGTCAGCCGCGATACCAAGTGGGGCGTCGACAGGGTGTTCAGCGTGGGCAGCAAGATGTTCGCGGTGATGCCGTCGGACGGCAGCGAAGGCGGCCGGCTGTCATGCAAGGTGGCCGACCAGCGGTTCCTCGAACTCACCGACCAGCCCGGCATCATCCCCGCGCCGTACCTGGCGCGCGCGCACTGGATCTCGATCGTCGAGCCGCAGCGCTTCGCCACGGCGGAGCTGGAGGCATTCGTGCTCGATGCCTATACGCTGGTGCGCGCGAAGCTGACGAAAAAACTGCAGGCGGCACTGGGGCCGCTGCCGACCGTCAAGGCAAGGAAATGAAACAGCATCTCGGCGCCCTGGCGCTGCTGGTCGCCGATTACGACGAGGCGATCGCCTGGTACACCCGCGCGCTCGGCTTCGAACTGGTCGAGGACACCGACCTGGGCGGCGGCAAACGCTGGGTGCTGCTGGCGCCGCCCGGTTCCAGCGAAACGCGTTTGCTGCTGGCCAAGGCGAATAGCGACGAGCAGGCCTCGCGCATCGGCAACCAGACCGGCGGCCGCGTGTTCCTGCTGCTGCACACCGACGACTTCCAGCGTGACTGGCAGCGCATGCGCGCCCAAGGCGTGCATTTCCGCGAGGAGCCGCGGCACGAAGCCTACGGCACGGTGGCGGTGTTCGAGGACCTGTACGGCAACGGCTGGGATCTGCTGGAAGCGAAGCGCTGAGGCGTCACCAGATCAGGTCGTCCGGCACTTCGAACTGCCGGTAATACTCGTCGTCCGCGCCGCTGCTGCTGCCGGCTTCGGTGCGGCCGTGGTCGAGCACGATCATCGTCGCATCGCGTTCGCGGATCTTGTC encodes:
- the mfd gene encoding transcription-repair coupling factor, which codes for MPSPIKHPPLPTSPKQRRYWTPPHGSARALLLAEAARAHGGLLVVVARDTQRAQALEAELKIFAGGLPVLHFPDWETLPYDVFSPHPEIVSQRVATLYRLPGVKRGVLVVPVATLMQRIAPHSHITGSGLVLAKGQKLDLAGEQRRLEASGYRHVPQVAEPGDFAVRGALLDIFPMGTAEPYRIELFDDEVESIRSFDPETQRSQQPVDRVELLPAREFPLTEEAAKEFRGNLRERFPIDVRRCPLYQDMKEGVTPGGIEYYLPLFFAQTATLFDYLADDALFVLGEGAGEAADQFWAQTAERYDQRAHDIERPVLPPAELYLPPEQLRERLNKRLRVEVVEPGHEHAVDTGTQPAPELPLNRKGEEPGTSLRHFLASYPGRVLIAADSAGRREALVETLAGAGMKPDNVDGWTSFLAEDAQRFAITIASLEQGFALTKPAITVLTERELYGERVRSERERKRRRGTARDPEAIIRDLTELTPGAPIVHVDHGVGRYQGLVSMDVGGMDGEFLTIEYARGDKLYVPVAQLGLVSRYSGTAPELAPLHSLGGDAWERARKKAAEKVRDVAAELLAIYAQRQARGGESLPIDRQLVEEFGSSFPFEETPDQESAIEAVLDDLAAPRAMDRVICGDVGFGKTEVALRAAFATATAGKQVAVLVPTTLLAQQHYRNFADRFADWPVRVDVLSRFKSAKEVNEALKRLADGQIDVIVGTHKLLQPDVKFKNLGLVIVDEEQRFGVRQKEQLKKLRAEVDLLTMTATPIPRTLNMAMAGLRDLSLIATPPAHRTAVRTFISAWDPATIREALQRELSRGGQVYFLHNEVQSIERTVRELEELVPDARIRIAHGQMPERELEGVMADFHRQRFNVLVCTTIIETGIDIPTANTIIIDRADRFGLAQLHQLRGRVGRSHHRAYAYLVVPDRRSITADAQKRLEALASLEELGAGFTLATHDLEIRGAGELLGDEQSGQIQEIGFGLYTELLDRAVRALKSGKMPDFDLSSEHETEVELHLPALIPDDYLPDVHHRLTLYKRIASARSEDELRDLQVEMIDRFGLLPEPTRQLFAVASLKLMATPLGIRKLDFGANGGRIVFREKPEVNPMTIIQLIQRQPRVYKLDGQDKLKVILELPGASERIRSAQELLVTLGARRPA
- a CDS encoding thiamine pyrophosphate-dependent enzyme; the protein is MPIPFNLSARHKGFNRAEVVDQNFIEFVQLWQGEARAAPHDGEAVLPGSALDARGFRELLESQLISRHLDLMARVLRVQNKVFYTIGSSGHEGNAMVARLTRHTDPAFLHYRSGGFMAERFRKIPGMDPVMDSALSFAASKDDPASGGRHKVWGSKPLWVLPQTSTIASHLPKALGTAVAIEQARRIGHQLPIPDDSIAICSFGDASSNHATAQTSFNAAAWTAYQKLPAPVLFVCEDNGIGISVKTPTGWVAANYQHRANLDYFFADGLDLAEGYAQVQRAVEHCRTTRRPTFLHLKTTRVMGHAGTDFEIEWRSIEELFAVECSDPLLRSADIALASGLYSKDALLDLYEATRKRCFAAAEDADSRHRLTSLEDVMAPLAPYTPAAVKAEATRADYAEKRLAVFGGEAKLPEKLPPRHLAIQIGQALHDLLAKYPEALLFGEDVAQKGGVYTVTKGLNKTFKGSRVFNTLLDETMILGLAQGYANMGMLPIPEIQYLAYFHNACDQIRGEAASLQFFSNGQYRNPMVMRVASLGYQKGFGGHFHNDNSITALRDIPGLVVGCPSRGDDAALMLRTLMALAKVDGRVCAFLEPIALYMTKDLYEAGDGQWQFDYPAPDQAMTLGEGRLYHEAANDLVVFTFGNGVPMALRAARTIEKELGWQVRVVDLRWLAPLNDAFIAAQAKTARRIIVLDEGRKSAGVGEGVITAIVEGGCGATPMKRVVGADTFTPLAGAALLVLPGEADVVAAARGLAAG
- a CDS encoding VOC family protein, with the protein product MKQHLGALALLVADYDEAIAWYTRALGFELVEDTDLGGGKRWVLLAPPGSSETRLLLAKANSDEQASRIGNQTGGRVFLLLHTDDFQRDWQRMRAQGVHFREEPRHEAYGTVAVFEDLYGNGWDLLEAKR
- a CDS encoding GNAT family N-acetyltransferase; translation: MIPAIDFAAPTRYASLPPRASERFARPRVRPAPRGEQVRTEDGRELVLRMIEPGDVAAMQRCFTRLSPEDIRRRFLHAMSELPTPMAQRLCRIDSKLETAYVLMDESIKPAEMRGVGRIYVDEATDSAEFSVLVEHDWSRRGLGALLMRHLVEDCRRRGLAELWGYVLLENRPMLQLCKELGFAQRMLPDEPGTAQITLKL
- a CDS encoding MmcQ/YjbR family DNA-binding protein — its product is MTRQAKHGLSAAQLDALCGHWPGVSRDTKWGVDRVFSVGSKMFAVMPSDGSEGGRLSCKVADQRFLELTDQPGIIPAPYLARAHWISIVEPQRFATAELEAFVLDAYTLVRAKLTKKLQAALGPLPTVKARK
- a CDS encoding sensor domain-containing diguanylate cyclase, which encodes MERLATTPTTARRRRSWCGLVLGLLCWFGLGTAQAATPLNGAWREAYPRDTPQTVLSEYHAGLLKSFDPSLLQRFPQGDAGNWVVITAQPPWDDSARVLTIYPATLGTVTVFGGAQPQTLALDDFSESLHGHGRLAWQLPAGLAASAPILLKFEPSQTLSAPVRFHLETAGEYARNDARWLVLASACFAVMLTMVLMALSFALMLRDVTYAWYAGYVLCYALIQGIQTGFVFHPMEWQWLSGMALLAGSAAVALSVAFASLFMMRFCELQRYAPLLRVPVTALAVGMIQLVLMRSSRIPLLVDVAQLLLNPLLMIGAVLLLVAAIVAAARGSRQAWFFLAGWTPLLLLTALTSAQVGGALPRLDWLNDASLAGGAFEAVVLSIGLADRALRLRHDRDIVRVLADHDALTNVLNRRAWTERASTLLSGGPPRPIALLFLDLDHFKLLNDRHGHNAGDRALVAVAKALAAELRPTDLLGRYGGEEFVALLDGIPAQQAMQVATRLCRRVHRLEIPVSEDSLLLSVSIGIAVRREGDDVESLVDRADQAMYDAKLGGRNRVCLHADSLTPRTSPHLHVVEKRER